A portion of the Aphelocoma coerulescens isolate FSJ_1873_10779 chromosome 1, UR_Acoe_1.0, whole genome shotgun sequence genome contains these proteins:
- the CDC16 gene encoding cell division cycle protein 16 homolog isoform X2, producing MEEPINKRLFEKYLKDESGLKDSTTDWEMSQSSIKSSICLLRGKIYDALDNRTLATYSYKEALKLDVYCFEAFDLLTSHHMLTAQEEKELLESLPLNRQCTEEEKELLHFLFENKLKKYNKPSETLIPESVDGLQENLDVVVSLAERHYYNCDFKMCYKLTSVVMEKDPFHANCLPVHIGTLVELNKANELFYLSHKLVDLYPNNPVSWFAVGCYYLMVGHKNEHARRYLSKATTLERTYGPAWIAYGHSFAVESEHDQAMAAYFTAAQLMKGCHLPMLYIGLEYGLTNNSKLAERFFSQALSIAPEDPFVMHEVGVVAFQNGDWKTAEKWFLDALEKIKAIGNEVTVDKWEPLLNNLGHVCRKLKKYEEALEYHRQALVLIPQNASTYSAIGYIHSLMGNFESAIDYFHTALGLRRDDTFSVTMLGHCIEMYIGDSEAYIGTEIKDKLRCYDFDVHTVKTLKNIISPPWDFREFDIERQTLDESGIVTLETSNQRKSTDTSRPLEETFEIEMNESDMMLETSMSDHST from the exons ATGGAGGAGCCAATCAACAAACGACTTTTTGAAAAGTACTTGAAGGATGAAAGTGGGTTGAAGGATTCTACCACAGACTGGGAGATGTCACAGTCCTCT ATCAAGAGCTCTATATGCCTTCTGCGAGGGAAGATCTATGATGCTTTGGATAATAGAACCCTGGCAACTTACAGCTACAAAGAGGCCTTGAAGCTTGATGTTTACTGCTTTGAAGCATTTGATCTTTTAACATCACACCATATGCTGACAGCACAAGAAG AAAAAGAACTTCTTGAATCTCTACCTCTTAATAGACAATgtacagaagaagaaaaggaattgCTTCACTTTTTATTTGAGAATAAATTGAAAAAG taTAATAAACCCAGTGAAACACTGATTCCTGAATCAGTAGATGGTCTTCAGGAAAACCTGGATGTGGTAGTATCCTTAGCAGAAAGACATTATTACAACTGTGACTTCAAAATGTGTTACAAGCTCACTTCAGT agtgaTGGAAAAAGATCCCTTCCATGCAAATTGTTTACCTGTACATATAGGGACACTTGTGGAGCTTAACAAAGCAAATG AGCTTTTCTATCTTTCTCACAAACTGGTGGACTTGTACCCGAATAATCCT GTGTCATGGTTTGCAGTAGGATGCTATTACCTCATGGTTGGCCACAAAAATGAGCATGCTAGAAGATATCTCag CAAAGCTACCACACTGGAGCGAACCTATGGACCTGCCTGGATAGCATATGGACATTCATTTGCAGTGGAGAGTGAGCACGACCAAGCAATGGCTGCATACTTCACAGCTGCACAGCTCATGAAAGG GTGTCATTTGCCGATGCTCTATATTGGACTGGAATATGGTTTGACCAACAACTCCAAGCTGGCTGAGCGGTTTTTCAGCCAAGCTTTAAGCATTGCACCTGAAGATCCTTTTGTTATGCATGAAGTTGGAGTGGTAGCATTTCAAAATGGAGA CTGGAAAACTGCAGAAAAGTGGTTCCTTGATGCACTGGAAAAAATCAAAGCTATTGGAAAtgag GTAACAGTTGATAAGTGGGAGCCTTTATTGAACAACTTAGGACATGTCTGCAGAAAACTCAA GAAGTATGAAGAAGCACTAGAATACCATCGCCAGGCTCTAGTATTAATCCCTCAGAATGCTTCTACTTACTCTGCCATTGGTTACATACACAGCCTCATGGGCAATTTCGAAAGTGCCATTGACTATTTTCACACG gccCTTGGTCTCAGGCGGGATGACACATTTTCAGTCACGATGCTTGGACACTGCATAGAAATGTACATTGGTGATTCTGAAGCCTATATTG GAACAGAGATCAAAGACAAATTAAGATGTTATGACTTCGATGTACATACAGTGAAGACATTAAAGAACATAATTTCACCTCCCTGGGATTTCAGAGAATTTGACATAGAAAGACAAACTCTGGATGAAAGTGGCATAGTAACATTAGAGACATCAAATCAAAGGAAAAGTACAGATACCAGTCGCCCATTGGAAGAAACATTCGAGATTGAAATGAATGAAAGTGATATGATGTTAGAAACATCAATGTCAGATCATAGTACGTGA